The sequence AATGCAATGTACTTTATATTTAACTAGTTATATTATTAATTGTAGATGTCGGTTTCTAGCGATAATAACTCGATCGAAGGAGACGATTTTTTTTGGAGGACATCTGAATTCGTCACTAATCAGgtatattagttatatttatattatcattatttacgtttgttaatattattaagtaaTTAATTTATTGCGGAGTAATTCGTAATTttgtattattgtattattattgaaatgtacttatattttatattatcattattaggtgtTCGGTTCTCGTGAAGAATTGACTGAATGGGTACAAACTTTGGCTAAATCGCTTGGTTTTGTCATTGTCACGAGAAGGTCTAATAAAAAATCGTCGGGTTTTGTATTGAAGATTTAAGGGTAATATCTGATAAACATAATCATCAACCAATTCGGTATATGGAGGGCCATCCATATGTAAAAAGACTTTCTGATAATGAATTTAGGTTGGTTGAAGATTTATATAGGATGAATATGGCACCAAAAGATATTTTCTCAGTACTTAAGCAGCAGTATCCAAATAATGTGTCTACGATGAGTACTATTTACAACGCACTTAAAAAAAATCGCCTTATGGAGACCGGATGCAAATCTCCCATGCAGGTTCTTATGTCTCTTTTAAATTCTAGTGGTTATATTTATTATTCTACCACAACTACTTCCAATGAGTTAAATAATTTATTCTTCGTTCATCCAATATCATACAATATTTGGCGTGCATTTCCACACGTGTTGATCATAGACGTCACGTACAAAACTAACCCCTATAAGATGCCTTTCGTTGAAATTATTGGTGTAACTTCAACCAGCAAAACATTTTGTATAGCTTTTGCCTTCATTTATGATGAAAAGAAGGTTAACTATAGATGGGTTTTAGAATGTCTAAAGTTAACCCTAGGCGAATGCATGCTTCCACGTGTTATAGTTACAGATAAAGAGATGGCATTAATAAATGCATGCAAAGTAGTTTTTTCGGATGCTGCTCGATTACTGTGTAGATGGCACATTCATCGTAATATAATTGGTAAGTGGAAGCGATCATTCAGTTCAAAATGTGATTGGAACGAATTTTTTAGGTTATGGGAGTTACTCGAGAATTCTTCAACGCTAAAATCTTATACCGATAATTACCATCAACTTGAGTCATTTCTAAAACACTTAAATCGTACACGTAAGTAATTTATATTACTATGTcactgttttttttattattatattattgtattTCTGAGTCAAATTTATTATGATTTTCAGGGATTCTAAATTATGTAAataaaacttggttggataaattcaAGGAAACGTTTGTATCTGTCTGGATTGATCAACATCTTCACTTTAGAAATACCACAACTAACCGAGTTGAGAGTCAGCACTCTGTACTAAAAAGATATTTGGAGAGTTCAAACTCTAGTCTAGATAGATTTGTTAGTTGTATCGACCAAATTGTGCGGTCACAAGATACAGCTATTAAAGAAAGTTTGAAAAAGAGCATAGTTTTTCGCATTCACAATCATAAACTACGGTGCTTCACACATTTACAGGGTAATATTTCAAATGAAGCTTTGAATAAAATGCTTAAAGATCGTGAACGATTTATGGATCACATAGATGATTGTGATTGTCGACTTCGGACCTCTTGTGGACTACCATGTGCTTGCGAAATTTCAACGTATATAACTTCACGTGAGTATATTCTTCAGTACTCAATACGCCATTTAAACTATTCAGTTAAAGTTTTTTAATAAAATATTGCTTATTTATTTTTGAATGCAGAAAATTATATTCCCTTAAGTTCGATTGATGTTTTTTGGAGAAAGCTGGATATTTCACCGTTAGTTTGTGAACAAGATGATGATGTTAGTTGTGACAATGAACTCAAACACTTTGCTGAAAACTTTAACAAGCAATCGAAAAATGTAAAAAAAAGTTGGTTGAAAAAGTTAAAGGATATAATCAATCCAGGTAAAACAGAGACTCGTGAACCTCAAGTTAAAAAAATAATCGTGGCCGACCAACTACGAAGAAAACCCAACAAAAGAAGCGTGACGATCATGTTCATCAAGATTCTCGTAGATACAGTTGTTCGGACATGCCGAATTTTGTCGGGAAAGATTCGGTTAAGGATCCGGCAAGACACAGTTCGTACGATATAAACTTGAACGAGGAACCAGAGATAGACTTGAACGAGGAACCGGAGATAGACTTGAACGAGGAACCGGAGATAGACTTAAATGATGAACCGAAAATAGACTTAAACGAGGTTCCGTATGAGTTCTCGAGTTTATACATCTTCAACCAGAACGAAATGCCAAGAATGAGAAATTCTCATATGTTTAATGGTATTCCAAAATTACTTCACCCGTACATAAAGAATATATACAATGTTGAAGGTGATGGAAATTGTGGATATCGGGCATTCGCTGTTTCCCTCTGGGGAAATGAACATTTATATGAGAATATTCGATTTGAAATGAAAGAAGAGTTGCAAAACAAACTTGAATTCTATAAAAGCATGTTCGAACGTGAAATAAAGTCGTTGAATGATTCTCTGTGTTTCGTTGGATCGCCTTGTCCACCAGATTACTGGATGATGATGCCCTACGCAGGTATACTGATAGCCAATAGATTTGGTGTAATCGTCCACTCATTGAGCATGTCGGAAAGCTCGACTTTTTTTCCGTTTTGGATGGGTCCAGATGAGTTTCAACAAATAAGAGTTCTTACAATTGCCCTAGTAAATGGTGAGAATCATTATGTAACAGTGGAATTACAAGGAGATTACCCTATGCCTCCGGTTACAGGCTACTTTCATGATCGCTACATTACCAATTCTGCAGCTAAATGGAAAACAATTTATAAGGAGCGCTTTGAAGAATTTATGCGATTTAACCGTCGTAACCCTGATTTTGTTCACATAAGTGATTAATTGTTTTAGTGTTAGTTCATGTATCGTAAATTATTTTAAGTACGTTTTAACTTTTCTTTAATATTCTTAAtactaattttatttattaatagtttttttaatattcttaaaatttaattttatttataaatattgtTTTAGTGTTAGTAGATTTAttgcatttattaatattatatacattAATATTCACATAGTAATTATGAGGTTATCATTATGTTTTATATTTACTGACTTAATTTAATTAATACTTTTTTCATATTATATTATCATCATAAGGTAATCATTATCTAATAATAAAGTCTAAAATTATAGCTTGTGGTCCAAagaaaattagactatggtctaaaTACTTAATGTCTTAAAATAAATGGACAAATCTTTTGACAGTCAACTTTCTAATGTATTTTATCTATCAAGTGGGGTAAAGTTAaggtttttttatatttattttttttaaaagaacgAATGAATGATTGAAAGATCTTTTATTCTTGAgactacttattttttttttaacccCCCAACACACAAGTGAGGGGGAGTTTGATTATAATATCATTGTGAGTTGGTGgaaaatatatatgattatgaGTAGACTTTGTAAGAACGATATCACTAATCATTTGTTTTTTTTATGATATTTTCGATACATATCCAACACACAGTGAGGAGGAGATTGATTCTAGCGTCACTATGAGTTGATTACCGAAGCATCTAATGGAATAAAGCAAAAAACTCCAGGCGAACCAAATAAGAATAAAGTTGAACTGGGTTCATGTCGGGCGAGCCAAACAAGATTCAAGATTGAACTAGGTTCATGACGGGCGAGCCAAACAAGGTTCAAATGGAGCTGGGTTCATGTCGGGAAACTTAAATACTTCTGGCGAACCAAACAAGCTTCACGTTGAACTGGGTCCATGTCAGAAAAATGAAACTTAAATATTCTAAGCGAACTAAACAAGGTTCAAGCATGAACTGGGTTCATGTTAGAATCTGAATATTCCTAGGAGAACCAATAAAGGTCCAAGTTAGACTGGGTTCATGTCTAGAAAATGAATACTCCTTGGCGAACTAGTAAAGGTTCAAGGTTGAACTAGGTTTATGTCGGGAGCTTGATGTTCGaggcaaatcaaagaagttcaagtcGGGAATcgattgaacaaaattgaagaccaGCTTGTGATTGACTAGTCAACGGAAGACTCCTCAACGATGTATTGAGCAAGTTGAATTGTGGaaatcccactattcaacttgagggggagtgttagaatatAACTGCAAAAAACAACTTACCTTTTATGGTATTTGACCTTTGGATCAGAAAAATCATATTCTCATCATGTCCAAATATAGAGGGTCACAAGCAACAATAAGTAGTAGCAGAAAGTCAGCAATAGCAGCAGGACAACAGTCAACAAAGCAGTCAACAACGGCTCTATAACTAGCATATTTCCATTTTAGTCAAAGTGGTTCCAAAATGTGTTTGGATCCATACCCCAACTAGAAATTAGCTGTAAGGCCATTAGTGTATATAATCATGTTCATATGGATTTGTAGAACAATCAATCAGTTTGAAACAATAAAACAATCTATTCAAAATGTAGTCTTCAAAGTTTATATCCTTCTTATTCATAATTCTGTAATAttcaatcataataataaacatacAAATATTTCAGCATATCAAATCTTAACACACTAACCAGTACGAAGAAAAAGGAGTGGTGTACTGGTGTTACACTTCTATAAGACCCTTTCTAAAAAATACGAATAAGGTATAAGTGGTAAATTTGACTCATTTAAGTTGTATCTCCAACATGTGAAacaataaaagtaaaaataaaagtaGTTATATAGAAACTGGTTGAGCTGGTCCACCGATAGAAAATCACTACAATAACAATATGAAATTTATCATGCCAAATGTTGAGAAAATAATAGGAGTGGAAAATGGCATACCTTATTTTGGATAACACGAGCAAGTCTATACTTCTCACTCACATCTCCATCATGACGTGCTCAACTCGAATGAAAATACTCCACTAAGAAAACACACCCTCTTTTCTCTGAGTTCGGGATTGGGTTAATAACTTGCTAAAAGCATCATATACTTCACTAAGAAATATTTTTTATATGTGTGCTATTAGATATTGAGATACGaataaaaataagtatattttAATCTAATTTTAATTTTTAAGCACGACTACCCAACAAAATTGTAACATCTTTATAACTTATGTTAACAAATGTGTTTAATACTAAAACAACACAAATGGAAGAGAATGCATAGCTAAATAATACCTAACCCTCTAATCAGTTTATCAAGGTGTTAACAaccttttgtacagtagtaataaTCAATTTGtggcatgaatcaaaagtgaagAGGTGAATTACTAACCTTAGAGTATATAAAAACCGATACTCTTCAACCTTGAATCAACCATGGAAACAAAATGTTTCCAGTGTTACAAACGTTGCATTATGCTACGCAACTACATTTTAACAAAGGATACGGGGTTATAAAATAGTAAAACATGACGACTTACCGATAAATGATTATGGATTAAGACACATCAAGAAAACTCTGGTGAACCAAAAAAGTAACTTCATGACCATGAAAGCACGACCTTTAAAAATAACCGATAAATGATAAAACTGTTATTTTCACAAATTCGTAGAACGATGACATCGTAGTTCAAACAACAGATACATTTATTCGTGATCGTTGTA comes from Rutidosis leptorrhynchoides isolate AG116_Rl617_1_P2 chromosome 4, CSIRO_AGI_Rlap_v1, whole genome shotgun sequence and encodes:
- the LOC139842502 gene encoding uncharacterized protein; translation: MEGHPYVKRLSDNEFRLVEDLYRMNMAPKDIFSVLKQQYPNNVSTMSTIYNALKKNRLMETGCKSPMQVLMSLLNSSGYIYYSTTTTSNELNNLFFVHPISYNIWRAFPHVLIIDVTYKTNPYKMPFVEIIGVTSTSKTFCIAFAFIYDEKKVNYRWVLECLKLTLGECMLPRVIVTDKEMALINACKVVFSDAARLLCRWHIHRNIIGKWKRSFSSKCDWNEFFRLWELLENSSTLKSYTDNYHQLESFLKHLNRTRILNYVNKTWLDKFKETFVSVWIDQHLHFRNTTTNRVESQHSVLKRYLESSNSSLDRFVSCIDQIVRSQDTAIKESLKKSIVFRIHNHKLRCFTHLQGNISNEALNKMLKDRERFMDHIDDCDCRLRTSCGLPCACEISTYITSQNYIPLSSIDVFWRKLDISPLVCEQDDDVSCDNELKHFAENFNKQSKNVKKSWLKKLKDIINPDSVKDPARHSSYDINLNEEPEIDLNEEPEIDLNEEPEIDLNDEPKIDLNEVPYEFSSLYIFNQNEMPRMRNSHMFNGIPKLLHPYIKNIYNVEGDGNCGYRAFAVSLWGNEHLYENIRFEMKEELQNKLEFYKSMFEREIKSLNDSLCFVGSPCPPDYWMMMPYAGILIANRFGVIVHSLSMSESSTFFPFWMGPDEFQQIRVLTIALVNGENHYVTVELQGDYPMPPVTGYFHDRYITNSAAKWKTIYKERFEEFMRFNRRNPDFVHISD